One Oharaeibacter diazotrophicus DNA window includes the following coding sequences:
- the ssuD gene encoding FMNH2-dependent alkanesulfonate monooxygenase, with amino-acid sequence MSETAPDRINVFWFLPTHGDSRHLGTSIGGRAVDLGYLKQVAQAADQIGYHGVLIPTGKSCEDSWIVASALAPLTERLRFLVAVRPGLIPPTLAARMTATLDRLSNGRLLINVVTGGDPVENKGDGIHLSHAERYEITEEFLDIYKRVLAGETVTAKTKHYDVENAELIFPPVQKPLPPIYFGGSSDAGIKVAARTVDKYLTWGEPPADVAEKIAVVRAAARAEGREVSFGIRLHVIVRETSAEAWKAAEDLIRYVDDDTVAAAQAVFARMDSVGQNRMSRLHGGRRDKLEIAPNLWAGVGLVRGGAGTALVGNPEEVKARIEEYRQVGIDSFIFSGYPHLEEAWRFGELVLPDLPTAHPARRREGSVNTGPFGETIASDIRPTVRASAS; translated from the coding sequence ATGTCCGAGACCGCCCCCGACCGCATCAACGTCTTCTGGTTCCTGCCGACCCACGGCGACAGCCGCCATCTCGGCACCTCGATCGGCGGCCGCGCCGTCGACCTCGGTTACCTGAAGCAGGTCGCCCAGGCGGCCGACCAGATCGGCTACCACGGCGTGCTGATCCCGACCGGAAAGAGCTGCGAGGACAGTTGGATCGTGGCCTCGGCGCTGGCGCCGTTGACCGAGCGGCTGCGCTTCCTGGTGGCGGTCCGGCCGGGATTAATCCCGCCGACGCTGGCCGCCCGCATGACCGCGACACTCGACCGGCTCTCCAACGGCCGCCTCCTGATCAACGTCGTCACCGGCGGCGACCCGGTCGAGAACAAGGGCGACGGCATCCACCTCTCCCATGCCGAGCGCTACGAGATCACCGAGGAGTTCCTCGACATCTACAAGCGCGTCCTCGCCGGCGAGACCGTCACCGCGAAGACGAAGCACTACGACGTCGAGAACGCGGAGCTGATCTTCCCGCCGGTGCAGAAGCCGCTGCCGCCGATCTACTTCGGCGGTTCCTCGGACGCCGGGATCAAGGTGGCCGCCCGTACCGTCGACAAGTACCTGACCTGGGGCGAGCCGCCGGCCGACGTCGCCGAGAAGATCGCCGTCGTCAGGGCCGCCGCCAGGGCCGAGGGCCGCGAGGTCTCGTTCGGCATCCGTCTCCACGTCATCGTGCGCGAGACCTCGGCCGAAGCCTGGAAGGCCGCCGAGGACCTGATCCGCTACGTCGACGACGACACCGTCGCCGCGGCGCAGGCGGTGTTCGCCCGGATGGACTCGGTCGGCCAGAACCGCATGAGCCGCCTGCACGGCGGCCGGCGCGACAAGCTCGAGATCGCCCCCAACCTCTGGGCCGGTGTCGGCCTCGTCCGCGGCGGCGCCGGCACGGCGCTGGTCGGCAACCCGGAGGAGGTTAAGGCGCGCATCGAGGAATACCGCCAAGTCGGCATCGACAGCTTCATCTTCTCCGGCTACCCGCACCTCGAGGAGGCCTGGCGCTTCGGCGAACTCGTGTTGCCGGACCTGCCGACGGCCCATCCGGCGCGCCGGCGCGAGGGCTCCGTCAACACCGGTCCGTTCGGCGAGACCATCGCCTCGGACATCCGCCCGACCGTCAGGGCGTCGGCGTCGTGA
- a CDS encoding flavin reductase family protein has product MTLALARTDAPATDAAALRTAMRTLAGGVSVITAGFGDERTGATVTSATSLSMDPPTMIVNVNLASSTWPAIRRHGHFAVNILADDQQAIADRFAGRGGLKGAERYAGADWVTLVTGAPVLVGALATVDCELEEAIERHSHAIVLGRVRAVTVGAGSSLVYAAGRYGRFAG; this is encoded by the coding sequence ATGACCCTGGCCCTCGCGAGGACGGACGCCCCGGCAACCGACGCGGCCGCGCTCAGGACCGCGATGCGCACGCTCGCCGGCGGCGTCTCCGTGATCACCGCCGGCTTCGGCGACGAGCGGACGGGCGCGACAGTGACGTCGGCGACGTCGCTGTCGATGGACCCGCCGACGATGATCGTGAACGTCAACCTCGCCTCCTCGACCTGGCCGGCGATCCGCCGCCACGGCCATTTCGCCGTGAACATCCTCGCGGACGACCAGCAGGCGATCGCCGATCGCTTTGCCGGCCGCGGCGGCCTCAAGGGCGCCGAACGCTACGCCGGCGCGGACTGGGTGACGCTGGTGACCGGCGCACCGGTCCTGGTCGGGGCGCTCGCCACCGTCGACTGCGAGCTCGAGGAGGCGATCGAGCGGCACAGCCACGCGATCGTGCTCGGCCGGGTCAGGGCCGTCACCGTCGGCGCCGGGTCGTCGCTGGTCTACGCCGCCGGCCGCTACGGCCGCTTCGCCGGGTGA